The genomic segment GGCGAAGGACACCGCCATCGGCTTCTCGCACCAGACATGCTTGCCCGCCTCGAGCGCGGCCACCGCCATCTCGGCATGGAACTGGTTGGGCGTGGTCACCGAGACCACCTCGACCTCCGGGTCGGCAACGACCTCGCGCCAGTCCCCGGTCGCCCGCTCGAAGCCGAACTCCTCGGCCTTCTGCAGCGCCAGCTCGGCGGTGACCTCGCCCAGGTGCACCAGGCGCGGCCTCGGGCCGGAGCCGAAGACTGCCTTGACCGAATTCCAGGCCAGCGCGTGGCACTTGCCCATATAGCCCGTGCCGATAAGGCCGACGCCGATCTGCTGCATGTTCGATGATCTCCAACAATGATGCGCCCGGGCCGGGGTCCGGGCGCTGGGGTGCGGGGAGGGAAAGACGGGACGGCTTACTTGTACTTGTCGGCGTTTTCTTTGGTGACCAGCACCGTGCCGGTATCGATCACCGGCTCGATGGTCTTGCCCGCCTTGAGGTCGACCAGCGCCTGGACGCCGAAGCCGCCGATATTGGCAGGCGCCTGGGCGACCGAGGCGGTCATTTCGCCGGCAAGGATCGATGCGGCCGCATCCGGATTGGCGTCGAACCCGACCACCATCACGTCCTGAAGCTTTGCCGCCGCCTTGAGCGCCTCGACCGCGCCCAGCGCCATGTTGTCATTGGAGGCGAAGACGCCCTTGATATTGGGATTGCCGGTCAGGATGTTCTCCATCACCGACTGCCCCTTGGCGCGGTCCCATTCGGCGGTCTGCTCGGCCACGACCTTGAGCCCGCACGCTTCGAGCCCCTTCTTGGAGCCCTCGGCGCGCGCCTGGCCCGTGGACTGGGAGATGAGGCCCTGCAGGATCGCCACTTCCGAGCCCTGCGGCAGGTTCTTGCACATGAAGTCGGCGGCGAGCGCCGCGCCCACCGCGTTGTCGGTGCCGATGAAGGTCACGCCTTCGTTGACGCCCTTGGTATCCACGAACACCACTGGAATGCCGGCGGCCTTGGCGGCATCGACCACAGGAGCCAGGGCGTTGGGGTCGGTCGGGGCCAGGGCAATGCCCGAGACCTTCTGGGCGATGAGGTCCTCGATCTGGGTGATCTGGGCCTGGACGTCGGATTCGGCCGGGGGGGCGACGACCACGACATCGACGCCCAGCTCGGCGCCCTTGTCCTTGGCTCCCTTCTCGACGGCGGCCCAGAAGGGATTGCCGGCGCCCGGGCCCTTCATGCCGACCACATAGGTATCGGCCGCATATGAAACGGCAGTCATGGCGGCAAGCGCGACGCCTGCCAGCAGAAGCTTCTTCATTTGGTCCTCCCTAAGAACCTTCTGTCTCCGCTCGTCTCCTGCGCCGCCCGTCCGGAGACGGTCACGGACGGCGATCGGTAACTCCCTTAACTGCGCAGCGCCGCGCGGCGCCGCAGCACGTCGATATAGACGGCGATGATGATGACGAGCCCGATCAGGATCATCTGCCAGAAAGCCGAGACATTGTTGATGTTGAGCCCGTTCCTCAGGATCCCCATGATGAGGACGCCGGCCAGCACCCCCAGCACCGTGCCGCGCCCGCCGAAGAAGGAGGCGCCCCCGATGATGACTGCGGCGATCGCATCGAGCTCGATGCCGATGCCGGCATTGGGAAAGCCGCTATCGGTGCGTCCGGCCAGCAGCAAGCCAGCGAGCCCGGCGAAGAAGCCGCAGAGCACATAGACCAGCACCAGCACCGCATCGACGTTGATGCCCGAGACCCGCGCCGCGTGCGGGTTGCCGCCGATGGCGAAGATGTGCCGGCCTGTCGAGGTCTTGGCCAGGAACCACCAGAGCGCGATGGCGCAGACGAGGACGAGGATGAGGCTGGCCGGAATGCCGGCGGGCGGAGCGAAGATCCCCAGGTCGAAATAGGCCTGGCCGAGGAAGCGCACTTCGGGCTGCAGGCCCGAGACCGGCGCGCCATTGGTCACGAGATAGGTGAGCCCGCGCGCGATGTTGAGCGTGCCCAGCGTCATGATGAAAGGATGGGGCAAGCGCAGCAACGTCAGCCCCAGCCCGTTGACGAGGCCCACGATTATGCCGATGCCCGGCCCGATCAGCAGCACCAGCGGCCAGGGCACGCCGGCCTTGGAGGCGATGGCGAGCGTCACCATGGCCAGCGCCATGGTCGAGCCGACCGACAGATCGATGCCGGCAGTGACGATGACCACGAACATGCCCAGGGCCAGGAGCGCCAGCGAAGCGTTCTGCTTGAGGATATTGGTGAGGTTTTCCGCCGACAGGAACACGCCCGGCTTGATGGCGGCCAGGATCGCCATCATCACCACCACCACGATGATGATGCCGTAGGTATCCAGGAACTTGGCGAGGCGCGGGTTGTGGAACATCACGTCAACCTGTCGTGTGCGAGGCCTTCGGTGTGCCCCTTGGTGCCCATGATCCAGCCGATCACTTCGTTGCGGTGCGTCTTGTCAAGCGGCGCGTCGGCGAAGTTGGTGCCCTGGTAGAGCGCCATGACCCGGTCGCAGCAGTAGAAGATGTCGTCCATGCGGTGCGAGATGATGATGACGGCGACGCCGTGATCCTTGAGGCTGCGGATGAGGTCGAGCACCTTGCCGACTTCCTTGATGGCAAGGGCGGCGGTCGGCTCGTCCATGATGACAAGCTTGGCCGAAAACGCCGTGGCGCGCGCGATGGCGACGGCCTGGCGCTGCCCGCCGGAGAGTTCCTCGGTGTTCTGGTCGATGGACTTGACGTGGATCTTGAGGTTGTCGAGATGGTGGCTGGCCATCTCTCGCGCCTGGGCGTGGTTGATCAGCGTGATCGGCCCGAGCTTCCGCCCCGGCTCGCGGCCCAGGTAGATGTTCTCGTAGATCGGCATGTTCCCGGCCAGCGCGAAGTCCTGGTAGACCATCTCGATGCCCAGTTCGCGCGCATGCTTGGGGCTGGAGAACTGCACCGGCTGGCCATCGAAGAAGATCTGGCCCTCGCTGGGCACATAGAGGCCCGAGAGGATCTTCATCAGCGTCGACTTGCCCGCGCCATTGTCCCCGACGACGCCGAGCACCTCGCCATGGGCGACGTGGAAATTGACGTTATGCAGGGCCGTGATCGCGCCGAAATACTTGGAGATGCCCTTGGCCTCCAATAGCGGCGTCGCTGACGTTTCCGCCATCCGCTTCCTCCCGTCCGCTTTCACTGTACCTTATGGAACAAATGATGCTTTTTATCTTGTATTGGAACAAGTATTCCACGTATCGTCGAAAGGTCAAGGGACAATATTGGCCCCCCTTATGACGTTTTCGGGAAATAGCCCGTTTGGCCGCGACCGGGGTTGAGGCGGGCGGACATGCTGTCCTGGAACAGGCATTCCGGGGATAAGTGCGCGGTGCCGTTGACGGGGGATCGCGCCGGAGGGAGGAGTGGGCATGAGCACGCCGTCCAACGACACCCAGACCCCTGAGGAAAGCGCCGCCCCGCGCGATTTCGGAGCGTTGCGCACGCTGATTGCGGCACGCTGGCAGAGCCTGCCCCGGCGCCTGACACAGGTGGCGACCTACGCGCTCGACAACCCCGACGAGATCGCCTTCGGCACGGCGGCGGGGATAGCGGCCAAGGCCGAAGTGCAGCCTTCGACCCTCGTGCGTTTCTCCCAGGCCCTCGGCTACCAGGGATTTTCCGACCTGCAGGACGTTTTCCGCTCGCGCCTGCGCGACAAGGTGCCCAGCTATGACGAAAGGCTGGCCCAATTGCGCGAGCATGGACTGGCGGGCAGCAAGGCCGGGCTGGTCATGGCCGGCTTCCTCGACGCCGCCGAGCGCAGCGTCGCGGACTATCGCGCCAAGCTCGACCCCGAGGCGCTCGATCGCGCCGTGGAGGTGCTGGCCCGGGCCGAAACCATCTACCTCATCGGGCTGCGGCGCTCGTTCCCCATCACGTCCTACATGGCCTATGCCATGGGCAAGCTCGGCATCCGCCACATCCTGGTGGACGGCATTGCCGGGCTCGGCTCGGAACAGGCCAGCTTCATCGGCGCACGCGACGCGGTGCTCGCCATCAGCTTCACCCCCTATGCCAGCGACACGGTGGCGCTCGCCAACGCGGCCCTGGCCCAGGGCGCCAGCATGGTCTCGATCACCGACAGCCCCTTCTCTCCCATCGCCGGCAACGCCCAGGTCTGCCTCGAGATCGTCGAAGCCAATTTCGAGGGCTTTCGCTCGATGACCGCAACCATGGCGCTGGCCATGGCGCTGAGCGTGGCGGTGGCGGGCAGGCGCGGGGAATAGGGTTTACCCGACATTGTGATCACCCCCTCACCGCCCTGCCGGGCACCCTCTCCCCGACGGGGCGAGGGTTTTCGCTGGGGTTGGGCGAGAAGAAATCGAGCGGCATCGGACACTTGGCCTGCCCTTAGGTCCCTCCCTGCAAGGGGGATGGGAGGTTTGGCTGCACCGCCGGCCCATCGGTACACATCGCGCGATGCCCTTGATCTTCCGCGGGCGAAGACCCGGGGCTTATTGCATCGTGCTATCCGAGTGGAGGCGTCCGTGGTCCCCGGCCCTGCGGCCGGGGAAGATCGGTGGTGGGGCGTGGCAGGTGAGGAGGCGCGGGCTCTCAGGTCACCCTACCTCCCCACGAGAAGAGGGAGCCGATGAAGGGGAATCTTGCCGGCAGGTCTCCCTCCCCCTTGTGGGGAGGGAACAAGGGTGGGGGTGGGCCGGATAACGCGGATCGAGGACTTAGCCTCCCCTCTCGCTGCCCTCCCCCGCAAGGGG from the Youhaiella tibetensis genome contains:
- a CDS encoding sugar ABC transporter substrate-binding protein: MKKLLLAGVALAAMTAVSYAADTYVVGMKGPGAGNPFWAAVEKGAKDKGAELGVDVVVVAPPAESDVQAQITQIEDLIAQKVSGIALAPTDPNALAPVVDAAKAAGIPVVFVDTKGVNEGVTFIGTDNAVGAALAADFMCKNLPQGSEVAILQGLISQSTGQARAEGSKKGLEACGLKVVAEQTAEWDRAKGQSVMENILTGNPNIKGVFASNDNMALGAVEALKAAAKLQDVMVVGFDANPDAAASILAGEMTASVAQAPANIGGFGVQALVDLKAGKTIEPVIDTGTVLVTKENADKYK
- a CDS encoding ABC transporter permease, which codes for MFHNPRLAKFLDTYGIIIVVVVMMAILAAIKPGVFLSAENLTNILKQNASLALLALGMFVVIVTAGIDLSVGSTMALAMVTLAIASKAGVPWPLVLLIGPGIGIIVGLVNGLGLTLLRLPHPFIMTLGTLNIARGLTYLVTNGAPVSGLQPEVRFLGQAYFDLGIFAPPAGIPASLILVLVCAIALWWFLAKTSTGRHIFAIGGNPHAARVSGINVDAVLVLVYVLCGFFAGLAGLLLAGRTDSGFPNAGIGIELDAIAAVIIGGASFFGGRGTVLGVLAGVLIMGILRNGLNINNVSAFWQMILIGLVIIIAVYIDVLRRRAALRS
- a CDS encoding ATP-binding cassette domain-containing protein, with amino-acid sequence MAETSATPLLEAKGISKYFGAITALHNVNFHVAHGEVLGVVGDNGAGKSTLMKILSGLYVPSEGQIFFDGQPVQFSSPKHARELGIEMVYQDFALAGNMPIYENIYLGREPGRKLGPITLINHAQAREMASHHLDNLKIHVKSIDQNTEELSGGQRQAVAIARATAFSAKLVIMDEPTAALAIKEVGKVLDLIRSLKDHGVAVIIISHRMDDIFYCCDRVMALYQGTNFADAPLDKTHRNEVIGWIMGTKGHTEGLAHDRLT
- a CDS encoding MurR/RpiR family transcriptional regulator, translated to MSTPSNDTQTPEESAAPRDFGALRTLIAARWQSLPRRLTQVATYALDNPDEIAFGTAAGIAAKAEVQPSTLVRFSQALGYQGFSDLQDVFRSRLRDKVPSYDERLAQLREHGLAGSKAGLVMAGFLDAAERSVADYRAKLDPEALDRAVEVLARAETIYLIGLRRSFPITSYMAYAMGKLGIRHILVDGIAGLGSEQASFIGARDAVLAISFTPYASDTVALANAALAQGASMVSITDSPFSPIAGNAQVCLEIVEANFEGFRSMTATMALAMALSVAVAGRRGE